The following coding sequences lie in one Arabidopsis thaliana chromosome 3, partial sequence genomic window:
- the CWINV5 gene encoding cell wall invertase 5 produces MLQDPNGPMIYKGIYHLFYQWNQNGAVMDVNKTVWGHATSTDLINWITLSPAIRPSRPSDINGCWSGSVTILPNGKPVILYTGNDRYNRQVQNLVKPKNLTDPYLRHWTKSPENPLVTPSPVNHINSSAFRDPTTAWFGRDGRWRITTGSQEGRRGLAILHTSKDFVIWKQSPKPLHYHDGTGMWECPDFFPVARTDSRGLDTSFSSGPMVKHVLKVSLTDTFNDYYTIGTYDEVRDVYVPDKGFVQDETAPRYDYGKFYASKTFYDSVNQRRILWGWVNESSPEKDNIKKGWAGLQAIPRKVWLDESGKRLVQWPVKEIERLRTTQVKWGNKLLKGGSVMEVHGVTAPQADVEVFFKVSGFDLEKADVIEPGWTDPQLICSQRNASSGLGPFGLMVLASKNMEEYTSVNIRIFRAGENSKEHVVVMCSDQSTSSLEKGNDKTTYGAFLDISPYQPISLRTLIDKSIVESFGGKGKTCITSRVYPKLAIGERTHLFAFNKGSQNVNVLSLSAWSMKSSL; encoded by the exons ATGCTACAAGATCCTAACG GGCCTATGATATACAAAGGAATCTATCATCTATTCTATCAATGGAACCAAAACGGCGCCGTCATGGACGTTAACAAAACCGTATGGGGCCATGCAACATCAACGGATCTAATCAACTGGATCACACTTTCTCCAGCAATCAGACCATCTCGACCGTCCGATATTAACGGATGCTGGTCCGGCTCCGTCACGATTCTCCCTAATGGCAAACCTGTAATTCTTTACACCGGCAACGACCGTTATAACCGCCAGGTCCAAAACTTAGTTAAACCTAAAAACCTCACCGATCCATATCTACGGCACTGGACCAAATCGCCGGAAAATCCCCTCGTGACACCTAGCCCCGTCAACCACATCAACTCCAGCGCGTTTCGTGATCCAACCACCGCGTGGTTTGGCCGTGACGGGCGTTGGCGCATAACCACCGGAAGCCAAGAAGGTCGACGTGGATTAGCGATTCTACACACGAGCAAAGATTTCGTAATATGGAAGCAATCTCCAAAGCCTCTTCATTACCACGACGGTACCGGAATGTGGGAGTGCCCTGATTTTTTCCCGGTGGCTAGAACTGATTCACGGGGCCTAGATACGTCTTTTTCAAGTGGGCCGATGGTTAAACACGTCCTTAAAGTGAGCTTAACAGATACGTTTAATGATTACTACACGATTGGTACGTACGATGAAGTGAGAGATGTCTACGTACCGGACAAGGGTTTTGTTCAGGACGAAACGGCTCCGAGATATGATTACGGCAAATTTTATGCGTCGAAAACATTTTACGACTCTGTTAATCAGCGCAGGATTTTGTGGGGTTGGGTTAACGAGTCGTCACCGGAGAAAGATAACATCAAGAAGGGTTGGGCCGGTTTACAG GCTATTCCTAGGAAAGTATGGCTTGATGAATCAGGAAAGAGATTGGTGCAATGGCCGGTTAAGGAAATAGAGAGGTTACGTACAACGCAAGTCAAGTGGGGAAACAAACTATTGAAAGGAGGGTCGGTAATGGAGGTTCATGGAGTCACAGCTCCACAAGCAGATGTGGAAGTTTTCTTCAAAGTGAGTGGTTTTGACTTAGAGAAAGCAGATGTGATTGAACCGGGCTGGACCGATCCGCAATTGATCTGCAGTCAGAGGAATGCGTCATCAGGTTTAGGTCCATTCGGTTTAATGGTTCTAGCTTCCAAGAACATGGAAGAGTATACATCGGTCAATATCAGAATCTTCAGAGCTGGTGAGAATAGTAAGGAGCACGTAGTGGTCATGTGCAGTGACCAAAGCACATCAAGTTTAGAGAAAGGGAATGATAAAACAACTTATGGTGCTTTTTTAGATATCTCTCCTTATCAACCAATCTCTCTCAGGACTTTG ATTGATAAATCAATAGTGGAGAGCTTTGGTGGGAAAGGGAAAACATGTATTACCTCGAGAGTTTATCCAAAATTGGCAATAGGAGAAAGAACACATCTCTTTGCTTTTAACAAGGGATCTCAAAATGTTAATGTTTTAAGCCTAAGTGCTTGGAGCATGAAGTCTTCTCTTTAA
- the CWINV5 gene encoding cell wall invertase 5 (cell wall invertase 5 (CWINV5); FUNCTIONS IN: hydrolase activity, hydrolyzing O-glycosyl compounds; INVOLVED IN: sucrose catabolic process, using beta-fructofuranosidase, carbohydrate metabolic process; LOCATED IN: endomembrane system; EXPRESSED IN: 15 plant structures; EXPRESSED DURING: LP.04 four leaves visible, 4 anthesis, LP.10 ten leaves visible, petal differentiation and expansion stage; CONTAINS InterPro DOMAIN/s: Glycoside hydrolase, family 32 (InterPro:IPR001362), Glycosyl hydrolases family 32, N-terminal (InterPro:IPR013148), Glycosyl hydrolase family 32, C-terminal (InterPro:IPR013189), Concanavalin A-like lectin/glucanase (InterPro:IPR008985); BEST Arabidopsis thaliana protein match is: Glycosyl hydrolases family 32 protein (TAIR:AT3G13790.2); Has 4239 Blast hits to 4169 proteins in 1239 species: Archae - 18; Bacteria - 2618; Metazoa - 95; Fungi - 286; Plants - 1036; Viruses - 0; Other Eukaryotes - 186 (source: NCBI BLink).): protein MANIVWCNIAMFLLVSLFLTDDAVVVLDALDNVPNNIKNQPYRTGYHFQPPKNWMNGPMIYKGIYHLFYQWNQNGAVMDVNKTVWGHATSTDLINWITLSPAIRPSRPSDINGCWSGSVTILPNGKPVILYTGNDRYNRQVQNLVKPKNLTDPYLRHWTKSPENPLVTPSPVNHINSSAFRDPTTAWFGRDGRWRITTGSQEGRRGLAILHTSKDFVIWKQSPKPLHYHDGTGMWECPDFFPVARTDSRGLDTSFSSGPMVKHVLKVSLTDTFNDYYTIGTYDEVRDVYVPDKGFVQDETAPRYDYGKFYASKTFYDSVNQRRILWGWVNESSPEKDNIKKGWAGLQAIPRKVWLDESGKRLVQWPVKEIERLRTTQVKWGNKLLKGGSVMEVHGVTAPQADVEVFFKVSGFDLEKADVIEPGWTDPQLICSQRNASSGLGPFGLMVLASKNMEEYTSVNIRIFRAGENSKEHVVVMCSDQSTSSLEKGNDKTTYGAFLDISPYQPISLRTLIDKSIVESFGGKGKTCITSRVYPKLAIGERTHLFAFNKGSQNVNVLSLSAWSMKSSL, encoded by the exons ATGGCTAATATAGTTTGGTGTAACATTGCCATGTTCTTGTTGGTCTCGTTGTTTCTCACTGACGAtgctgttgttgttcttgatgcCTTGGACAACGTTCCCAATAATATCAAGAACCAACCTTACCGAACCGGTTATCATTTCCAGCCTCCCAAAAATTGGATGAACG GGCCTATGATATACAAAGGAATCTATCATCTATTCTATCAATGGAACCAAAACGGCGCCGTCATGGACGTTAACAAAACCGTATGGGGCCATGCAACATCAACGGATCTAATCAACTGGATCACACTTTCTCCAGCAATCAGACCATCTCGACCGTCCGATATTAACGGATGCTGGTCCGGCTCCGTCACGATTCTCCCTAATGGCAAACCTGTAATTCTTTACACCGGCAACGACCGTTATAACCGCCAGGTCCAAAACTTAGTTAAACCTAAAAACCTCACCGATCCATATCTACGGCACTGGACCAAATCGCCGGAAAATCCCCTCGTGACACCTAGCCCCGTCAACCACATCAACTCCAGCGCGTTTCGTGATCCAACCACCGCGTGGTTTGGCCGTGACGGGCGTTGGCGCATAACCACCGGAAGCCAAGAAGGTCGACGTGGATTAGCGATTCTACACACGAGCAAAGATTTCGTAATATGGAAGCAATCTCCAAAGCCTCTTCATTACCACGACGGTACCGGAATGTGGGAGTGCCCTGATTTTTTCCCGGTGGCTAGAACTGATTCACGGGGCCTAGATACGTCTTTTTCAAGTGGGCCGATGGTTAAACACGTCCTTAAAGTGAGCTTAACAGATACGTTTAATGATTACTACACGATTGGTACGTACGATGAAGTGAGAGATGTCTACGTACCGGACAAGGGTTTTGTTCAGGACGAAACGGCTCCGAGATATGATTACGGCAAATTTTATGCGTCGAAAACATTTTACGACTCTGTTAATCAGCGCAGGATTTTGTGGGGTTGGGTTAACGAGTCGTCACCGGAGAAAGATAACATCAAGAAGGGTTGGGCCGGTTTACAG GCTATTCCTAGGAAAGTATGGCTTGATGAATCAGGAAAGAGATTGGTGCAATGGCCGGTTAAGGAAATAGAGAGGTTACGTACAACGCAAGTCAAGTGGGGAAACAAACTATTGAAAGGAGGGTCGGTAATGGAGGTTCATGGAGTCACAGCTCCACAAGCAGATGTGGAAGTTTTCTTCAAAGTGAGTGGTTTTGACTTAGAGAAAGCAGATGTGATTGAACCGGGCTGGACCGATCCGCAATTGATCTGCAGTCAGAGGAATGCGTCATCAGGTTTAGGTCCATTCGGTTTAATGGTTCTAGCTTCCAAGAACATGGAAGAGTATACATCGGTCAATATCAGAATCTTCAGAGCTGGTGAGAATAGTAAGGAGCACGTAGTGGTCATGTGCAGTGACCAAAGCACATCAAGTTTAGAGAAAGGGAATGATAAAACAACTTATGGTGCTTTTTTAGATATCTCTCCTTATCAACCAATCTCTCTCAGGACTTTG ATTGATAAATCAATAGTGGAGAGCTTTGGTGGGAAAGGGAAAACATGTATTACCTCGAGAGTTTATCCAAAATTGGCAATAGGAGAAAGAACACATCTCTTTGCTTTTAACAAGGGATCTCAAAATGTTAATGTTTTAAGCCTAAGTGCTTGGAGCATGAAGTCTTCTCTTTAA
- the CWINV5 gene encoding cell wall invertase 5, giving the protein MANIVWCNIAMFLLVSLFLTDDAVVVLDALDNVPNNIKNQPYRTGYHFQPPKNWMNDPNGPMIYKGIYHLFYQWNQNGAVMDVNKTVWGHATSTDLINWITLSPAIRPSRPSDINGCWSGSVTILPNGKPVILYTGNDRYNRQVQNLVKPKNLTDPYLRHWTKSPENPLVTPSPVNHINSSAFRDPTTAWFGRDGRWRITTGSQEGRRGLAILHTSKDFVIWKQSPKPLHYHDGTGMWECPDFFPVARTDSRGLDTSFSSGPMVKHVLKVSLTDTFNDYYTIGTYDEVRDVYVPDKGFVQDETAPRYDYGKFYASKTFYDSVNQRRILWGWVNESSPEKDNIKKGWAGLQAIPRKVWLDESGKRLVQWPVKEIERLRTTQVKWGNKLLKGGSVMEVHGVTAPQADVEVFFKVSGFDLEKADVIEPGWTDPQLICSQRNASSGLGPFGLMVLASKNMEEYTSVNIRIFRAGENSKEHVVVMCSDQSTSSLEKGNDKTTYGAFLDISPYQPISLRTLIDKSIVESFGGKGKTCITSRVYPKLAIGERTHLFAFNKGSQNVNVLSLSAWSMKSSL; this is encoded by the exons ATGGCTAATATAGTTTGGTGTAACATTGCCATGTTCTTGTTGGTCTCGTTGTTTCTCACTGACGAtgctgttgttgttcttgatgcCTTGGACAACGTTCCCAATAATATCAAGAACCAACCTTACCGAACCGGTTATCATTTCCAGCCTCCCAAAAATTGGATGAACG ATCCTAACG GGCCTATGATATACAAAGGAATCTATCATCTATTCTATCAATGGAACCAAAACGGCGCCGTCATGGACGTTAACAAAACCGTATGGGGCCATGCAACATCAACGGATCTAATCAACTGGATCACACTTTCTCCAGCAATCAGACCATCTCGACCGTCCGATATTAACGGATGCTGGTCCGGCTCCGTCACGATTCTCCCTAATGGCAAACCTGTAATTCTTTACACCGGCAACGACCGTTATAACCGCCAGGTCCAAAACTTAGTTAAACCTAAAAACCTCACCGATCCATATCTACGGCACTGGACCAAATCGCCGGAAAATCCCCTCGTGACACCTAGCCCCGTCAACCACATCAACTCCAGCGCGTTTCGTGATCCAACCACCGCGTGGTTTGGCCGTGACGGGCGTTGGCGCATAACCACCGGAAGCCAAGAAGGTCGACGTGGATTAGCGATTCTACACACGAGCAAAGATTTCGTAATATGGAAGCAATCTCCAAAGCCTCTTCATTACCACGACGGTACCGGAATGTGGGAGTGCCCTGATTTTTTCCCGGTGGCTAGAACTGATTCACGGGGCCTAGATACGTCTTTTTCAAGTGGGCCGATGGTTAAACACGTCCTTAAAGTGAGCTTAACAGATACGTTTAATGATTACTACACGATTGGTACGTACGATGAAGTGAGAGATGTCTACGTACCGGACAAGGGTTTTGTTCAGGACGAAACGGCTCCGAGATATGATTACGGCAAATTTTATGCGTCGAAAACATTTTACGACTCTGTTAATCAGCGCAGGATTTTGTGGGGTTGGGTTAACGAGTCGTCACCGGAGAAAGATAACATCAAGAAGGGTTGGGCCGGTTTACAG GCTATTCCTAGGAAAGTATGGCTTGATGAATCAGGAAAGAGATTGGTGCAATGGCCGGTTAAGGAAATAGAGAGGTTACGTACAACGCAAGTCAAGTGGGGAAACAAACTATTGAAAGGAGGGTCGGTAATGGAGGTTCATGGAGTCACAGCTCCACAAGCAGATGTGGAAGTTTTCTTCAAAGTGAGTGGTTTTGACTTAGAGAAAGCAGATGTGATTGAACCGGGCTGGACCGATCCGCAATTGATCTGCAGTCAGAGGAATGCGTCATCAGGTTTAGGTCCATTCGGTTTAATGGTTCTAGCTTCCAAGAACATGGAAGAGTATACATCGGTCAATATCAGAATCTTCAGAGCTGGTGAGAATAGTAAGGAGCACGTAGTGGTCATGTGCAGTGACCAAAGCACATCAAGTTTAGAGAAAGGGAATGATAAAACAACTTATGGTGCTTTTTTAGATATCTCTCCTTATCAACCAATCTCTCTCAGGACTTTG ATTGATAAATCAATAGTGGAGAGCTTTGGTGGGAAAGGGAAAACATGTATTACCTCGAGAGTTTATCCAAAATTGGCAATAGGAGAAAGAACACATCTCTTTGCTTTTAACAAGGGATCTCAAAATGTTAATGTTTTAAGCCTAAGTGCTTGGAGCATGAAGTCTTCTCTTTAA
- the CWINV5 gene encoding cell wall invertase 5, translating to MANIVWCNIAMFLLVSLFLTDDAVVVLDALDNVPNNIKNQPYRTGYHFQPPKNWMNDWTGPMIYKGIYHLFYQWNQNGAVMDVNKTVWGHATSTDLINWITLSPAIRPSRPSDINGCWSGSVTILPNGKPVILYTGNDRYNRQVQNLVKPKNLTDPYLRHWTKSPENPLVTPSPVNHINSSAFRDPTTAWFGRDGRWRITTGSQEGRRGLAILHTSKDFVIWKQSPKPLHYHDGTGMWECPDFFPVARTDSRGLDTSFSSGPMVKHVLKVSLTDTFNDYYTIGTYDEVRDVYVPDKGFVQDETAPRYDYGKFYASKTFYDSVNQRRILWGWVNESSPEKDNIKKGWAGLQAIPRKVWLDESGKRLVQWPVKEIERLRTTQVKWGNKLLKGGSVMEVHGVTAPQADVEVFFKVSGFDLEKADVIEPGWTDPQLICSQRNASSGLGPFGLMVLASKNMEEYTSVNIRIFRAGENSKEHVVVMCSDQSTSSLEKGNDKTTYGAFLDISPYQPISLRTLIDKSIVESFGGKGKTCITSRVYPKLAIGERTHLFAFNKGSQNVNVLSLSAWSMKSSL from the exons ATGGCTAATATAGTTTGGTGTAACATTGCCATGTTCTTGTTGGTCTCGTTGTTTCTCACTGACGAtgctgttgttgttcttgatgcCTTGGACAACGTTCCCAATAATATCAAGAACCAACCTTACCGAACCGGTTATCATTTCCAGCCTCCCAAAAATTGGATGAACG ATTGGACAGGGCCTATGATATACAAAGGAATCTATCATCTATTCTATCAATGGAACCAAAACGGCGCCGTCATGGACGTTAACAAAACCGTATGGGGCCATGCAACATCAACGGATCTAATCAACTGGATCACACTTTCTCCAGCAATCAGACCATCTCGACCGTCCGATATTAACGGATGCTGGTCCGGCTCCGTCACGATTCTCCCTAATGGCAAACCTGTAATTCTTTACACCGGCAACGACCGTTATAACCGCCAGGTCCAAAACTTAGTTAAACCTAAAAACCTCACCGATCCATATCTACGGCACTGGACCAAATCGCCGGAAAATCCCCTCGTGACACCTAGCCCCGTCAACCACATCAACTCCAGCGCGTTTCGTGATCCAACCACCGCGTGGTTTGGCCGTGACGGGCGTTGGCGCATAACCACCGGAAGCCAAGAAGGTCGACGTGGATTAGCGATTCTACACACGAGCAAAGATTTCGTAATATGGAAGCAATCTCCAAAGCCTCTTCATTACCACGACGGTACCGGAATGTGGGAGTGCCCTGATTTTTTCCCGGTGGCTAGAACTGATTCACGGGGCCTAGATACGTCTTTTTCAAGTGGGCCGATGGTTAAACACGTCCTTAAAGTGAGCTTAACAGATACGTTTAATGATTACTACACGATTGGTACGTACGATGAAGTGAGAGATGTCTACGTACCGGACAAGGGTTTTGTTCAGGACGAAACGGCTCCGAGATATGATTACGGCAAATTTTATGCGTCGAAAACATTTTACGACTCTGTTAATCAGCGCAGGATTTTGTGGGGTTGGGTTAACGAGTCGTCACCGGAGAAAGATAACATCAAGAAGGGTTGGGCCGGTTTACAG GCTATTCCTAGGAAAGTATGGCTTGATGAATCAGGAAAGAGATTGGTGCAATGGCCGGTTAAGGAAATAGAGAGGTTACGTACAACGCAAGTCAAGTGGGGAAACAAACTATTGAAAGGAGGGTCGGTAATGGAGGTTCATGGAGTCACAGCTCCACAAGCAGATGTGGAAGTTTTCTTCAAAGTGAGTGGTTTTGACTTAGAGAAAGCAGATGTGATTGAACCGGGCTGGACCGATCCGCAATTGATCTGCAGTCAGAGGAATGCGTCATCAGGTTTAGGTCCATTCGGTTTAATGGTTCTAGCTTCCAAGAACATGGAAGAGTATACATCGGTCAATATCAGAATCTTCAGAGCTGGTGAGAATAGTAAGGAGCACGTAGTGGTCATGTGCAGTGACCAAAGCACATCAAGTTTAGAGAAAGGGAATGATAAAACAACTTATGGTGCTTTTTTAGATATCTCTCCTTATCAACCAATCTCTCTCAGGACTTTG ATTGATAAATCAATAGTGGAGAGCTTTGGTGGGAAAGGGAAAACATGTATTACCTCGAGAGTTTATCCAAAATTGGCAATAGGAGAAAGAACACATCTCTTTGCTTTTAACAAGGGATCTCAAAATGTTAATGTTTTAAGCCTAAGTGCTTGGAGCATGAAGTCTTCTCTTTAA